One window of Oncorhynchus masou masou isolate Uvic2021 unplaced genomic scaffold, UVic_Omas_1.1 unplaced_scaffold_4369, whole genome shotgun sequence genomic DNA carries:
- the LOC135535042 gene encoding myeloid cell surface antigen CD33-like translates to MALRTAGSVLGVFLWSVAVVLGQYVWSVTYTTQSICVLEGSSVNLFCSYTYPSGYTVTTTFWFTKWGTGVEPKDLGQDPEYAGRLEYHGDKKKDCTLRITDLRERDSATYRFRFLTDQEGGKYSGSPGVNLSVTALQVKVTPAANGQKTLTCITTCTLTGNPTYIWYKNGQHQHERTSPQYKYSVYSNSKDSYSCAVKGHEDLPSPAVCVQGQSCYRVTYTKRRICVLKGSTVDISCTYVGYYYTTSSFWFRSDKCPRDLTRDPGCSGSEMLQSDLHQEENLCLEGVNSGHILYL, encoded by the exons atggccttgagaacagcaggaagtgtgttgggggtctttctctggtctgtagcAG TGGTACTTGGTCAGTATGTCTGGAGTGTGACTTACACCACTCAGAGTATCTGTGTCTTGGAGGGGTCATCAGTGAATCTGTTctgctcttacacatatcccagTGGTTATACAGTCACAACAACCTTCTGGTTCACTAAATGGGGGACTGGTGTAGAACCTAAAGATCTAGGTCAGGACCCAGAGTATGCAGGTCGTCTGGAGTATCATGGGGATAAGAAGAAAGACTgtaccctgagaatcacagacctgagagagagagactcagctaCGTACAGGTTCAGATTTCTAACAGATCAGGAAGGAGGGAAATATTCTGGAAGTCCTGGAGTcaatctgtctgtaacag CTctgcaggtgaaggtgactcCTGCTGCAAATGGACagaagacactgacctgtatcaccacctgtactctgactggcaaccccacctacatctggtacaagaacggacaacATCAACACGAGAGAACCTCCCCCCAGTACAAATACTCAGtctacagtaacagtaaagacagctactcctgtgctgtaaaaggccatgaggatctcccctctcctgcagtgt GTGTTCAGGGTCAGAGCTGCTACAGAGTGACTTACACCAAGAGGAGAATCTGTgtcttgaaggggtcaacagtggacatATCCTGTACTTATGTTGGTTATTATTACACCACATCATCATTCTGGTTTAGAAGTGATAAGTGCCCCAGGGACCTAACCAGAGACCCAGG GTGTTCAGGGTCAGAGATGCTACAGAGTGACTTACACCAAGAGGAGAATCTGTgtcttgaaggggtcaacagtggacatATCCTGTACTTAT